In Pseudomonadota bacterium, the DNA window GGTCCGATCTGGTCTCCGATCCGCAGTGCCTCATCGATTTCAGCCCCTCGGCTGCGGGCGTGCACCGCATCCTCCGGGTGGATGGCGGCCTTCGCGGAGGTGGCGGCGCGCACGCGGTTGGCCGCACGCGCGTGGTTGCGGTTGGTCAGCAGGATGCGAGAGACACCGAGCCGCGTAATTTCCTTCAGCACCTCGTCGCTCGGCGTGGCAGGATCGATACACAGGTTACCCGCCGCGTGGCGAAGGAGATAGCCATTAAAATCGTAGCCGTGGGGTTCCGAAAACCACGACCAGGTGAAGATGTCGGGCACTATTTCGCGCATGTGTCGTATCTGCTCACCGAACCTTCGGGATTATAGTCGATCCTTGGTCCCGTGGTGTACCCGGAGTCTATTCCAATGCAAGATGAGTCTGAAGGGAGGGCTTATTTCTAATACAAGATGAGTCTGAAGTAAGGCGGCGACTGTTCATGATGGGAGGATGAAGACCATCATGAACGACGGACAATTAGA includes these proteins:
- a CDS encoding MBL fold metallo-hydrolase, whose amino-acid sequence is MREIVPDIFTWSWFSEPHGYDFNGYLLRHAAGNLCIDPATPSDEVLKEITRLGVSRILLTNRNHARAANRVRAATSAKAAIHPEDAVHARSRGAEIDEALRIGDQIGPLEVVGVPGKSPGEIALHWRARGVLIAGDAVIGHPPGCCGLLREQVMDDPVRLRQSVRNLLDFDLDTLLVGDGVSILEGAKDRLRELVQRFPN